Proteins from one Corynebacterium testudinoris genomic window:
- a CDS encoding FtsK/SpoIIIE family DNA translocase: MSVRSSASRSTKRSPSGRSADRARPSGTTARSRHNAQPATSAFRAAETSEERTGSAVRAVGNGLGAIFGATARGVGSLTRGAARSRRNDDLYDDDAPTAIQEELSPEPEGKREPRDRDGLALILIGLAAVLGASVWLDIAGPVGAAISTAAHLAIGAGALILPVALVGLAIFLMLDLRHLPVAGSRIALGTGLIAVSMLGLVHLLAGNPAEWSDRLLAGGALGAWTGGLLAAGFSDYVAIPLLVLVIIYGALKVTGITTRQAVDYVREMFGARGRGTDDYDDEYDDDLYGHAADDIEDLAEGRERAPRQPRASISTKPKTPMEAYPVEEPEHEGEFELDTQHTLFNTPVATPDAVETSREAIRQAIVARSGIDATAIPASTPKSELEKDLPIPAAREPESESDYQLPSTDLLVAGEPPKTRTETNDRIIEAITDVFTEFKIDATVTGFSRGPTVTRYEVELGPGVKVSKITNLQSNLAYAVATDNVRLLTPIPGKSAVGIEVPNLDREMVRLADVLNAPATRGNHDSMLIGLGKDIEGEFVSHSLQKMPHLLVAGSTGSGKSAFVNSMLVSLLTRATPDEVRLILVDPKMVELTPYEGIPHLITPIITQPKKASAALQWLVEEMEQRYMDMKSARVRHIKDYNRKVKSGEVQAPLGSQREYRPYPFIVCVVDELADLMMTAPKEVEDSIVRITQKARAAGIHLVLATQRPSVDVVTGLIKTNVPSRLAFATSSLTDSRVILDQAGAEKLIGMGDALFIPQGAGKPQRLQGAFVTDEEVQAVVEAAKNQAMPNYTEGVTEDKTSDAKKEIDEDIGKDMDDLLEAVELVVTSQLGSTSMLQRKLRIGFAKAGRLMDLMETRGVVGPSEGSKARDVLVKPEELDTIIWMIKGADPAEAPKEEGWEAEGASGSAGETAGDSDTRVIPANPPGGAF, from the coding sequence ATGTCTGTTCGAAGCTCGGCCTCCCGTTCCACCAAGCGCTCACCTTCCGGGCGCTCGGCCGATCGCGCTCGCCCCTCGGGTACCACCGCGCGATCACGGCACAACGCGCAACCAGCCACCTCCGCTTTCCGCGCCGCCGAGACCTCTGAAGAAAGGACCGGCAGCGCGGTTCGGGCTGTGGGCAATGGGCTCGGTGCTATCTTTGGGGCAACGGCCCGCGGGGTGGGTAGCCTCACGCGCGGGGCGGCTCGCTCGCGTCGCAACGACGATCTCTACGACGACGACGCCCCCACCGCTATCCAGGAGGAACTGAGCCCCGAGCCAGAGGGCAAGCGGGAACCCCGAGACCGCGATGGGTTAGCGCTCATTCTCATTGGTTTGGCCGCAGTTCTCGGCGCTTCGGTGTGGTTGGACATCGCCGGCCCGGTGGGCGCGGCCATTTCCACGGCTGCTCACTTGGCCATCGGGGCCGGGGCACTCATCCTCCCCGTGGCATTGGTCGGGCTGGCCATCTTCCTCATGCTGGACCTGCGCCACCTACCCGTCGCTGGGTCACGCATCGCCCTCGGCACGGGACTGATCGCGGTGTCGATGCTGGGCCTGGTTCACCTGTTGGCCGGAAATCCTGCCGAATGGTCGGATCGACTGCTCGCCGGTGGGGCACTCGGAGCCTGGACCGGTGGCCTGTTGGCGGCCGGGTTCAGCGACTACGTGGCTATCCCGCTTCTCGTGCTCGTCATTATCTATGGCGCGCTCAAAGTCACCGGCATCACGACCCGGCAGGCTGTTGACTACGTGCGCGAAATGTTCGGCGCTCGCGGACGCGGCACTGATGACTATGACGATGAGTACGACGATGACCTCTACGGGCATGCCGCCGATGACATTGAGGACCTCGCAGAGGGACGGGAGCGGGCACCGCGACAGCCGCGGGCGTCGATAAGCACAAAGCCGAAGACCCCGATGGAGGCCTACCCGGTCGAGGAACCGGAACATGAGGGCGAGTTTGAGCTGGACACGCAGCACACGCTGTTCAACACTCCGGTGGCCACCCCCGATGCGGTGGAGACCTCCCGAGAAGCGATCCGGCAGGCGATTGTCGCGCGCTCGGGCATCGACGCGACTGCCATTCCGGCGAGCACCCCGAAGTCTGAGCTAGAAAAGGACCTTCCCATCCCGGCGGCACGCGAGCCGGAGAGCGAATCGGATTACCAGCTGCCGAGCACTGACCTGCTGGTCGCTGGTGAACCGCCGAAGACGCGCACGGAGACCAATGACCGCATCATCGAAGCGATCACGGATGTCTTCACCGAGTTCAAGATCGATGCCACCGTCACCGGATTCTCGCGCGGACCGACAGTAACCCGCTACGAGGTCGAGCTTGGCCCGGGCGTCAAGGTCTCTAAGATCACCAACCTGCAATCGAATCTGGCTTACGCCGTGGCGACGGACAACGTGCGCCTGCTCACCCCAATTCCGGGCAAGTCGGCCGTTGGCATTGAGGTCCCCAACCTCGACCGCGAAATGGTGCGCCTGGCGGACGTGCTCAATGCGCCGGCCACACGGGGCAACCATGACTCCATGCTCATCGGACTGGGCAAGGACATCGAAGGCGAATTCGTCTCGCACAGCCTCCAGAAGATGCCCCACCTGTTGGTGGCCGGCTCGACTGGCTCCGGTAAGTCCGCCTTCGTCAACTCGATGCTGGTATCGCTGCTCACCCGCGCGACACCGGACGAAGTGCGCCTTATTCTCGTCGACCCGAAGATGGTCGAGCTGACCCCCTATGAGGGAATCCCGCACCTGATCACGCCGATTATCACCCAACCGAAGAAGGCATCGGCGGCGCTGCAGTGGCTGGTTGAGGAAATGGAACAGCGCTACATGGACATGAAGTCCGCGCGCGTCCGCCACATCAAGGACTACAACCGCAAGGTCAAGTCCGGCGAGGTCCAGGCCCCCCTCGGCTCCCAGCGCGAATACCGGCCTTATCCGTTCATTGTGTGTGTCGTCGACGAGCTCGCCGACCTCATGATGACCGCGCCGAAGGAGGTGGAAGATTCCATCGTCCGCATCACGCAGAAGGCGCGTGCGGCAGGTATCCACCTCGTGCTGGCGACGCAGCGGCCCTCCGTGGACGTGGTCACCGGACTCATCAAGACCAACGTTCCCTCGCGCCTCGCGTTTGCTACCTCCTCGCTCACTGACTCTCGCGTCATTCTTGACCAAGCCGGTGCAGAGAAGCTCATCGGCATGGGCGACGCCCTCTTCATCCCGCAGGGGGCGGGCAAGCCGCAGCGCCTGCAGGGTGCCTTTGTCACCGACGAGGAAGTCCAGGCCGTGGTTGAGGCCGCCAAGAACCAGGCGATGCCGAACTACACCGAGGGCGTCACCGAAGACAAGACCTCCGATGCGAAGAAGGAGATCGACGAGGACATTGGCAAGGACATGGATGACCTCCTCGAGGCCGTCGAACTCGTGGTCACCTCCCAGCTCGGCTCCACGTCCATGCTCCAGCGCAAGCTGCGCATCGGCTTCGCCAAAGCCGGCCGGCTCATGGACCTCATGGAAACCCGCGGCGTCGTGGGACCCTCCGAAGGCTCCAAAGCACGCGACGTATTGGTCAAGCCAGAAGAGCTCGACACCATCATCTGGATGATCAAGGGCGCCGATCCCGCCGAAGCGCCAAAGGAAGAAGGCTGGGAAGCCGAGGGGGCCAGTGGATCCGCCGGCGAGACAGCGGGGGACAGCGACACCCGTGTCATTCCGGCGAATCCGCCGGGCGGAGCGTTCTAA
- a CDS encoding TIGR03085 family metal-binding protein, which produces MTFSATERRNLADLFLELGPDAPTLCEGWTTKDLATHLLIREHRPLAAAGMFVPLLKGQLEKTTEAVEQRPYEDIVGEWAAGPGRLSPARYADRLMNTTEHFIHHEDVRRGGSTYEKRDFSEAVNDELYGSLNMMAPRLLKNSEVPVVLSPIGRERIVCADKRGVADNGEGVVRVSGDVGELLLWVFGRDAADVVVEGNVGDVRKSGV; this is translated from the coding sequence ATGACTTTTTCTGCCACCGAACGCCGCAATCTTGCCGATTTGTTCCTCGAGCTCGGGCCTGATGCACCGACGTTGTGTGAGGGGTGGACCACGAAGGATCTGGCCACCCACTTGCTCATCCGCGAACACCGCCCGCTGGCCGCAGCCGGCATGTTCGTTCCCCTGCTCAAAGGGCAGCTGGAGAAAACCACCGAGGCCGTCGAACAGCGGCCCTATGAGGACATCGTGGGGGAGTGGGCTGCGGGGCCTGGTCGCCTGAGCCCCGCGCGTTACGCGGATCGCCTGATGAACACCACCGAGCACTTCATCCATCATGAGGACGTCCGCCGCGGAGGTAGCACCTATGAAAAGCGTGACTTCAGTGAGGCCGTCAACGACGAGCTGTATGGCTCGCTGAATATGATGGCTCCTCGATTGCTCAAGAACTCGGAGGTTCCCGTTGTGTTGTCTCCGATCGGTCGGGAGCGGATCGTCTGCGCCGACAAGCGTGGGGTGGCCGACAACGGAGAAGGCGTGGTCAGGGTCAGTGGTGACGTGGGGGAGCTGCTGTTGTGGGTATTCGGGCGAGACGCGGCGGATGTCGTCGTGGAAGGAAATGTCGGCGACGTCCGCAAGTCAGGCGTCTAG